The DNA segment CCTGGGGCGGGGGTACGGGCACTGGCCCGCGGGCAGCCCGCAGTCCCGGATCTGCGACCGCGCCTACGGCCGGTGACGGGGCGCGGGCACCGGCCCCCGGAGCGCGCCGCCATACGCATGGGCGCTCACCACTCCCGCAGCCGCCGTTCCAGCCGGTCGATCTCCGCCCGGACCCCTCCCCCGTAACCGTCGTCCGTGCCGTCGTCGGCGAGCACCGCCGAGGCCGCCCGCGCCCGCTCCAGGTGGTCCCGCGCGGCCGCCGGGCGGCGGAGCTTCACATAGTCGGCGGCGAGACTGAGGTGCAGCGACGGATAGAAGGCCCGTACCGCCTGCCCGTCCGGCAGCGCCCGCGCGGCGGTGAGGGCCCGCAGGTCCCAGGCCAGTTCGTCGGCCGGGTCGTCCTGCGTATCGGCCAGGTAGTGCGCCAGGGTGCAGCGGTGCAGGCCGTCGCCCCCGTCGCCGAGATCGGACCAGAGCGCGGCGAAGCGGTTGCGGGCCTCCTCCCGGTCGCCGCCGTGCAGCAGCATGACCGCCTGGCCGATCCTGGTCGTGAAGAGGTCCTCCGCCGTCTCCCGCCGCTCCGTCACCACAGCCTCCCTCGCACCCGTCCGCCCGCGTCCGGCGGCCGGTCCGGCTTCCGACGCTAGCCGCCGGGGCGGACGGGCGCGGGGAGGCTCGGGGCTCAGCCGAGGTCGGGGATGCGCCAGTCGATGGGCTGGTGGCCCTGGCTCGCGACGGCCTCGTTTATCTGGGTGAAGGGACGGGAGCCGAAGAACTTCTTCGCGGACAGCGGCGAGGGGTGCGCCCCCTTCACCACGACATGGCGCTCGGTGTCGATCAGGGGGAGCTTCTTCTGCGCGTAATTGCCCCACAGCACGAAGACCGCCGGGTCGGGGCGCTCGGCCACGGCCCGGATGACGGCGTCGGTGACCTTCTCCCAGCCCTTGCCCTTGTGCGAGTTGGCCTCGCCGGCACGGACGGTCAGCACCGCGTTGAGCAGGAGGACGCCCTGCTGGGCCCACGGCATGAGGTAGCCGTTGTCCGGGATGGGCAGGCCCAGCTCCTCCTTCATCTCCTTGTAGATGTTGCGCAGGGAGGGCGGGGTCTTCACACCGGGCCGCACGGAGAAGCACAGGCCGTGGCCCTGGCCCTCGCCGTGGTACGGGTCCTGGCCGAGGACCAGGACCTTCACCTGGTCGAACGGGGTCGCTTCCAGGGCCGCGAACACCTGCTCCCGCGGCGGGTAGACCGGTCCGGCGGACCGCTCCTCCTCGACGAACTCGGTGAGCTCCTTGAAGTAGGGCTTCTGCAGCTCTTCGCC comes from the Streptomyces sp. NBC_00525 genome and includes:
- a CDS encoding uracil-DNA glycosylase is translated as MTDTDLLPESWRGVLGEELQKPYFKELTEFVEEERSAGPVYPPREQVFAALEATPFDQVKVLVLGQDPYHGEGQGHGLCFSVRPGVKTPPSLRNIYKEMKEELGLPIPDNGYLMPWAQQGVLLLNAVLTVRAGEANSHKGKGWEKVTDAVIRAVAERPDPAVFVLWGNYAQKKLPLIDTERHVVVKGAHPSPLSAKKFFGSRPFTQINEAVASQGHQPIDWRIPDLG